DNA sequence from the Lycium barbarum isolate Lr01 chromosome 5, ASM1917538v2, whole genome shotgun sequence genome:
agtagcttgggatgagtcatgatacttgatatgttgtgattataaatatgttgtaaatgacatTAATaatatgggataagcattatatgtgagagaatgtactagtgtactatgatcatgattatggatgaattggagtgaaattgtgaaatatggataatgtaggtgtatgaagattgttgcttatgatgttgtgaatgtaattaTAGACGTTTGAGGGTTgacatatgatatgaggaaagttgtataaacaaaggaaatgctgcccaattttgtctagctttagttgagcatgtgcaggtgatcgattagctaatgttaatgcgaactctcttgaaggtagaaacgtgagcgttgaaggagaacgatcgagcggtagaatagctaaacgaaaaggtatgtaaggctagtcctttctttctaaggcatgactcatatggcatgaattctcctattttcccatgactttcttacatttcggCAATCATGAGCCTATCActataaagagcttcacatgagatagagcaacgagatatgtcatgagcatgatagtgatgatgatgagttaagtctaaagatcctaaagctaatgattctatgtctagtactctagtagaggctcgtagatacgtatgtgtgggtagtatggtctcacaaggtcattattgtatgtatatcattttgatagccgaagggcttatgtatataaaggtaaatatgctTCAAGTGAAAATGGTTCTCCTATGGTTATAAGCATGAGATTGATGAATGAATGCAtgatgagtaagatgagtaatagaatgagtggtgctcggtggttagacccgggtacccgtcatggccctagtcgggtcgtgacagttacctCCTCTTTGACGAAGGCATGCTTTACTTCGGCCATCGCCCTTCTTTTCTGTTTCACCGGTGAAAACTTTTTATCGAGGCTTAACTTATGCGTCGTCACTTCCGGTGGCACACTTGTCATGTCTAAATAGGACCAAACAAAACAATCGGCGttaacttgaagaaatttaattaacttacgcctgagctccgaggttaaccctgTGCCTAGGTATACTTTTCTGTCCGACAGGTGCACAAACAAGATAATCTGTTCCAGCTCCTCTATGGTATATTTGGTTGCGTCCGAATCATCCGGTAGCACGAACAATCTGGGCACATCGAAatcatcttcttcaaagctcaggCTCGTCTCTTTCTTTTCTTCACCCGAGCTGACCGCACCTCCATTCTTTAATTGCTATTTAGCATCTTTACCTTTGGTTGATTCAACAGCTTTTTAGAACGGTTCCTTTTGAATGAAGAGTGCTtcttcgaccgcgaacatctcccttgtcGCGGGTTGTTCACCACGGACCATTTTTATCGCTTCCGAGGAAAAAAATTTTAACATTTGATGCAACGTCGAGGGTATTGCCCTTATGCTATGAATCCACGGTCTGCcaagcaatgcattatacttcatctcaccctcgatgacatagaacaccATTTGTTGAAGTTCAAGCTGATCATCTTCTATCCGAAGCTTGGATTCATACCTGTTATGGACATCGGCCCAAGTTATTGCCTCGTATTCCAACAAATTTTGCTTTAATTTGAACGAGGCAGTTGAGCTCGAGGATTGAGACCTTTTGTAAAGACTTAAGCTGCCCATTCTTCCATGACCGGAGGGagttccattcgttccctttggaacctaTTCATGAACTCTCGGAGCAACTCATTATCTCTTAGGGAAATTCTAAAATGTCCGCTTTTCTTGCCTGTTCTTGCCTGCACCTTCTTAGCTCTGGCATGGGCTTTGAAAAACGCATCTGTGAGCATCTCAAAAGAAGTGATGGAATGCTTGGTAGATGGTTGTACTAGGTCAGTGCCCTTTTGGATAGTGTTTCACCGAACTATTTTAATAATACTGATTCGATCTCATCCTCTTTAACATTGTTTCcctttatggcacaagtatacAAGGTCACATGTCTCTGCGAGTCCGTTGTCCCATCATATTTTGGGATATCTGGCATCTTGAACCTTTTCGGGATCAACTTCAGGGCCGCAATCGGAGGGAAAGGCCTTTAGATGTACCTCTTCGAGTCCGGTCCTTTCAGGATCGGGGGTACCTCTGGGATCTGATCCACTCGGGAGTTGTACGTTTCCACCCTTTTCTCAGTGGATTCGACCAGTTTAGCCAATGTTTCAAGCATTTTTAGGACCTCGGTAGATGCACCTAACCCCGATCCGTTATCGCTATCAACTACCCAGGTTTTCTCTCGCCTTAGCTCGGTAGCCCGATTTGGCCCTGCTGACGCTATTCCATTATCTTTCTTTTGGAGCTGCGCTATAGCCTCCtattgttcctgcaacatttcaaatatcaAACGTAAGCAAATTTCATTCGCGACACTTGGTGTCTTTCGGGCTTGTGCCCAAAGCAAAGTAGTTGAATTGTTGCTATTTAAAGAATCTGTGGCCGGAAGGGCGGCATTGTCCTAGTTGAAGGTATTCTGGTTAAGGCCTTCGGTCGAGTTGACAACATTTGGGTTGGCTAGGTCAGCAGGGGGTGCGTTTGAGTTTGGTAGCTTGGTGTTGTTGTCGTTTTCAGCGACTATCTCGTTGTTGTTCACATGCTCGGATTGACCACTGCGTACCATCTTGAATGTATCTGAAACACAAACTTTCAAAGAGCAAGTGAAAACGGGAGTTGTAAATtaatcaccactattatcctaggccccacggtgggcgccaaactgtttacctcgaaaatggataacaattaaatatgTATGTGGTTTTTAAGATATGTGGTTTGATTAATAGGttacatataataatagttaGTAAATGGTAAATGTATATTGATGAATAATAGTAAATAAACTTTAAGAAACGAAATTAGCAAGCTCTGAGAACTGGTCCGGTTCTGGAGATTGCTTCTTAATCCCGAGCTAATTACTTAAGAAAGTCCACTTCCCCCTTTTCAGATTACAAGTGAGAAGAATAATGAAAAGCTAACCCTAAAATGAATGGGGtacacccctatttatagttacaAATAGATGGGCCTTAGTACAATCTAAAAAAGGCCTTtctaagaaaaccctaaaatggataaggcggCGTCCGTACGGTTATTCTGACACCCGTACTGTTGTCAGCGCAAATGGCGGAACAGTCAGGTGATGCGTGCCCTAGTCCATAACGGATACTCCGAGCCTATGTTAGGTGTGTTCGCTTCAGGCTCGGGTTTTCTTTGCTTATCAACATACCCTCAGTTTTGACACTCAGTTGAATAAACTCACGACCCCTCGGTCCTCGTTCCCTTCGATGGCCAAGGACCTCATTCTTCTTCGATCTCATATCGGACAGCTATAATATTTACTCCGGTTCTTACCGAATACAAATTGcttcggtttttaccgtatacaattatAAGTATTTCAAATTTGATGTTAGTTCATACATAAATGTAGGTTTGATCATAAGTGTGATAATTGATTATCGGCCATGCACTTTATGTGATTGGTGGATCTAGTGTGGCAGTGAGTATAGCTTAATCCAATGATGCTTGTAATGCGAGGGCGCATTAGGATTTCACTAATTATAGCTAGCTAGGTCCCTTCTCTAATCCTTATATAAACACAGGATCAAGGTTATTTCATGTCAACTGTTGTGTGTGGTAATTGTCTCATTAATATCGTCACATTATGAAAATTGAAACAGTAATAGAAATTATCTAATTCTTAATCAATTCACGATATGATTCATGTTTTTATGATATAAATTTATTTTTGTGTTTAATATCATGTTTGCTCCGACTTTTATTAGGGGTGAGTTGATTTCTCAGGTCACTCAACTATCGCAATTGTAACATaaaagtcacttaactttgtTTTGTAAATGGAAAgtcattcaattttcatttttgTAATACAAAAATCACTTAACTTTGTTTTGTAGCTGGAAAGTCACTCAAGTTTCATATTTGTAACACAAAAGTCATTCAACTCATTTTAGTTAACTTTGCTGATGTGGCATTTTTTAAAAAGTTAAATCCTTATTTAATATAAACTCACCCATTTTTACCATTTAGTGACCCACCCCACTAATCTGACCCGCTATCCAATGAATTTAGTGTAGGACTTGATGAAGATGTCTGAGAACTGATCAGTAGTGTAAATTTTGTAGAGCAGGGGATCAATATATTAATTTTGAACAAAATCACTACTTCCTCTCTCCTGCATTAACTAAGTGAATTGAAACATTGATTGTCGATGTGACATTTACTTTCACCGCAATTACTACCAACTTCTTATGATATTCTTTGTAAAATTCAAGCTGAGTGCTCAAGGGAATTGTTTTCTGATACATCATAGATGAAAAGAAGAACAAATGTACAACTACACTCAGTTGATTTGCGTAATATTTTGTGAATAGAATGTATAAATTTCCTTGAAGAACCGTTTCTACTTGCAAATAGCTTAGCAGTAGTGTCATAGTAACCAAATGAACTTGAGGCAAAATTTTAAGGCTTAAGTAGGGAGGAGAATCCAGCCACGTTACCAGTAAAAAATTAATAGTAAAATTTCAGTCCTTAGTGATTTGTTATAAAAACTTGGATAGCGGGTTGGTTTAGTGGGGCGGATCATAAATGGTAAAAATGGGTGAGTTTATATTAAACAAggatttaacttttaaaaaatgtcACGTTAGCAAAAGTTGATTAAAATGAGTTGAATGACTTTTGTGTTATAAATatgaaagttgagtgactttctagCTACAGAATAAAGTTAAGTGTGACTTTGTGTTACAAAGatgaaagttgagtgacttttcagttacaaaacaaagttaagtgacttttATGTTACAATTACGATAGTTGATTGACCTTATGAGAAATCTAACTCTTTTATTAGCCTGTAATATTATTACACGATCTCAGGTTCATTTGCCCCTAGATATTTGATTATTTGGTGACATTCAAAGGTAAAGAGTCACTCAGGACTCACTTTTTCGCCTTTTTCACTATGCATTTGTTTTATTTACTTTGagattgtttgttttattttttttgaaatgtCTGCTGATTGTAATACAGATATTTGCTTGATTCTGTTTTGTGGCCTAATTAGAAATAAATTAAACCAACAAGGTAGACACGTTTAGTCTTTCAAGAAACATCAGTGTCCAGTGTCTTTGCTTAGTACACAAGTAAATTGGTGAAATTTGTGGGAATGAAATGGGGAAAGAGACTTATAACTGGACTAATTCAGCTCACTTTCAATGTTTGTTATCCCCACCAAAACATGTTAAAAGGATAAAtttttacgaaacgtgacgataattttccttatttacaaaacataatgatatattacgaaacatgacggattttcatatatttttcgtttttttatttttttttcagaaaatatatatttaaaatatatatatatatatatatatattaatttttttaaaaaataaattatatatattttttaaaaaaataaattttttttttctcaaaggcttaaaaattatctcaattttttgtgtatgaaacatgtatgaaatgtgtatatgtgagccaaatttttaatataattttcatacacaaaattatgagcgaaaactttaagccttgaatattgtatgaaagttgttacaatgttgttgtagttgtattaattttccagaaatctaatatgaactttatatacgaaaaatgtgaatgaaattctaagtcttgagagagatatacgcatttcataccattctcatgcataaaattttgagtgtaatgtttaagccttgatcgagatatacacatttcatacgttcttcatacataaaatttgagcgaactttttaagccttgagcaagatatacacatttcatacaaaaaaatttgagcgattattttaagtcttgaatgttgtatcaaagttgtataaaatgttgttgtagttgtattaattttacagaaatctaatatgaactttatataagaaaatatgagcgaaattttaaaacttgagcgagatacaaatttcatactgttttcatacacataattttgagcggattttttaagccttgaacgagatatacacatttcatacatttttcataccgttttcatacacgaaattttgagcgaactttttaagccttgagagagatatacacatttcatacaactttcatacataaatttttgagagaaaaaaaatttaatttttttttttttaaaaacatgttttgtatagggtttgtaatgttatgttttgtaaatataaaactatcgtcacgtttcgtaaatatttctccatatgatatatatataggtagtTGACCCAATTAAAACTACCTTATTAGTAGTCCTTTTGGCTTTTAACCTGAGAGACTTTTAAAAACTGACTGATAGTAACTAAGACGTCTGCGCGATGAATATGGGGTCAATTAACAATCTGCATGTTAATGATGGCTTGCTTTAACATACTGGATATAAAAGTAAACAACCAAAAAGTTACTAATTATAAAGTATTGTTTAGCTTAAAATTCAttaattaggaaaaccagttaaATTTATTTGAAAGTGGTCTATTGCAACGTAATAAATCTAAATAGTGTAAAATCCTTGACTATGTGACAGAAACAGGAAGCTGTAAACGAAATGGTAAGCAAAATAGTGGACGAAATAATAAACAATAATCGATGAACTGAgtaacaaaaagagaaaaaattatTCAGTCTCTTGAGATCGGTTACGAAGATTGCTGAAGGAAAGTCCTGGACAATTGCATTTTACAGAGCAAAATAGAGAGCTTTTCGGCATTTAACTGAAAATTAGATGGGATACAATTAGGGAATGATGAGAATCTTATAAGATATATTACATTAACTTACTTCCCTGACCCTACACACGTTTCAGCCGTTATTCGTGCAGAGATCACGGACTCTAAATGGAATTAAATGTGATCGCTTAAATCTCAGAGTTTCAACGTTACCAAAGGCATCGACTGTTCTGTCATTTGAATCATGTCCATGGCAGCTGTTCTGAATGGCAACGTGTCCAACATTTTCACTACTTTTCTCGGTCATCCGTCTCCTAAAGCTTGGCTTAAATGATTAAGTGTTAAGTCGTAAAATTATAAATGATACAGAGGAGATGGATATTATAAGCTTAAATTATTAGATTAACTTATAAGAAGTATGATCAATTTAATCCAACTCAAATGGTTAAATATAAGACTTAATAAGAAGTTTACAATTTCAAATATCACTACATGAAATTGGTCAACTTTTGACGCCCAAAGTCGCTACTAATCAATCAGAAATTTAGGATTTTCGATGATACTCCGACAACAAATtgtaagaaaatattttccttgaTTATTCTGTTTCCTTGAATGGGTTGATACATGATTTACAACCTAATTGtgggctacaaattaggaactaatttgactaaataattctaacatatgttatcctaaaatagaagattacacaATATATTTGACTataattacataatctaacacacccccgcagtcgaagcgggaggtttacgaacggttagactgtcccgaaaatcatcaaatagtacgcgcggaagacctttggtgaagatgtcagcaatctgataacgggacggAACATGTAGGACACGAACTTCGCCTCGtctaaccttttcacgaacaaagtgaatgtccatttcaatatgcttggtacgtTGATGTTGTACCGGATTTCCAGTCAAGTAGATGGCACTCACATTAtcacaatagaccaaagttgctttacgaataggacaattgagttcaagcaacagattacgaatccaacaagactcagagacaacattagcaacccctcgGTATTCTGCTTCAGCACTTGACTTAGATACAGTAGGTTGGcgcttggaagaccaagaaatcaagttatccccaaAATAGACACAATAACCCGATGTGGAGCGTCGAGTGTCTGGACATCCTCCCCAATCAGCATCTGTATATGACAGTAGTGACTGGAGAGAGGACTTGTATAAATGTGTGCCAAAGTCAATCGTACCTCGAATGTAACGCAAAATGcgttttaatgcttccatatgcTGGACTTTGGGGTCATGCATAAACAAGCAAACCTGTTGGACGGCGTATGATATGTCAGGCCGAGTGAATGTCAAGTATTGCAAAGCACCTGCCAGACGACGATACTTCGTAGGATCCTCATACGGGGCGCTTGAGGAAGCGCTGAGTTTGCCTTTTGTGTCAACAGGAGTAGGGCAAGGCTTACACTGTGACATGCCTGCCCGGTCAAGAATATTCTCTGCATAAGAACTCTGAGACATAAAGAGACTATTTTTGTCTTGGGAGACCGCAATTcccaaaaaatagctcaacggacccaagtctttcattgcaaattccgtagctaacttggacataataccgagtctgagagagtctgaagatgcagttagaataatatcatccacatataacaaaatGTAAGCAATATCTTTTCCACGACAATAAGTGAAGAGAGAGAGTTGTCAGATGTACTATGCGAGAAACCAATGGTTGCCACATATTCAGCAAAACGTTGATACCAAGCCCGTGGTGCCTGTTTCAAGACATAAAGAGACTTACGCAAGAGACAGACACGATCAGGACGAGCTGGATCCCAGAATCCCAGAGGCTGATACGTATAGACGGTCTCATTCAAATTGccgtgtaagaaagcattctttacatcaagctggtgaatgggccaagagtgagataaagcaatagtaagaaccacacggatagttgccggcttgaccaccggactgaaaGTTTCATCACAATCAACACCTtcccgttgagacctgccatcacctacaagacgggctttatgcctctcaaaagaaccatcagatttctttttatgccgaaaaatacataaagaccgaataatattagcatttggaggacgagggaccaactcccaagttttactatcaataagagcattatattcatcttgcatagcatttttccaattcgggtcattaaGTGCACCAACGGGATTTCGAGGAATGGGTGAGATGGAATTGTTGGTGACACTTaaggcttgattatggtatttcaagttcggcttaaaaatcccatgttgACTACGTGTAGTCATGTGATGGACGGGTGGGGGGCTGGCAGGGAGAGTGCTGCTGCCGTGGTGGGGCAGCGTGGGAGAGGGAGGGGTCGACAGTGGGGGGACTACCGTAGGGGCCGTGGCAGTGGGCTGAAGGGGCTGGCGGGCAGCTGGGGCAGTGGAGGTGGACTGCTGGGCAGTCGACGATGACGGAGAGGAGGTGGGGGGGTCGGGTGGTGGGTTGCACGAGAGGGAGGGGGCTGCATTGGCGGAGCAGTGGCCCGGCATGCAACAATTGGATTCTCAATGGGGAATTATCATCATCCAAAAATTCATATGAGGTAGGAGATGgagtatttatttgtgaaaatggaaaGGAATTTTCATCAAACCACACATGCCGGGCTATGATTATTTTTTTGGCTTGCTAAGTCATAGCATTTGTACCCCCCGATGATCGGAAGGATATCCTAGGAAGACACAATGAGTGGACCTAGACTGCAACTTATGAATTTATGTGGAGGGAAATAGAGGAAAGCATAGACagccaaagactcggagatgagagtaGGATGGATTCTTTTGATAAAGAATGTGAGTGGGTGTCTTACATGCTAAGAGTTTAGAAGGGAGAATATTGTGGAGGTACGTTGCCATGGCCAAGGCATGATGCCAATAGGAGAGGGGCATTGATGCATGGGCAAGGAGTGTACGAACAATATTAttgatggatttaatttttcgTTCCGCCTTACCATTTTGGGGGGAAGTGTGGGGACAAGAAAAGCGGAAAACCATCCCGTTTTGTTCCCAAAACTTATGAAAAGGACCATTGTCAAATTCACGCCCGTTGTCACATTGAAaggttttgatttctttttcaaactgaGTGCGAATGAAAGTCTGGAAAGACAAGAAGCAATTataaacttgggactttgttttgatgagaaaagtccaaagaaaattagtgtaattgtcaagaaataaaacataatatctgtGACATAAAGAGCTAAGAATaggtgaagtccataaatcactgtgaacaaatgtcaaagggcatagtagtagttgaaagagagtcataaaaaggcaatttaattaatttccccagagggcaagaatgacaaacattgtttcgagccttattacattcaatcaaattactactacgTAAAGAACTAAGAATAACATCCCCTGGATGACCTAAACGGGAGTGCCATATATGAGGAGAGATAACACTAAAAGCAGATGGTGCGGAAGACGAGATGGCTCGAAAAATTTTgaagaatggataaagatcacccgaactctcacatctcatgagtttgctccccgtccgtaaatccttcacataaaaaccaaaaggatcaaattcaacagaaaccatattatcaatagtaaatttacgaacggaaataaggtttttgatgagtttaggtgCATGTAAGACATTTTTCAGTTTTAAAGAGGGATTTTGTTgaagggatgtatgaccataaccacgaattggaatcatgttaccattaccaacaacaatgccattatttttgctcaattgataataagacgagagagtaccttgggagttggtcatatgagatgtggctccggtgtccatgtaccaattcttGTCATCGGGCGGATTCAACGACATTGTATGCATAGCTTGATCAATATCTGTGGGCGCATACCCACCATGTGATGATGAGGCTGACGAGTAGAACGACTGTGGAGGACGAGGACCAAGAACTCCCTACTGCGAAGGATTTGGACGCGACTACTGCCAGCCGTGGGGTACGGGCACAGTGGAGTGGCCCATGGCGGTTGCCCCCACGCTGCCCACGGTGGAAAATACCACGACGGGGCAGCGGGTCCCTCCTGCTATGCCGCGACGGGCTAGTATGCCTATGCATTGGTGCGGCTGCCCCCACCGCTGCTTTGTCCATTGCCGCTGCCACCGCGATTGTTGCGGTTGCCGCCGCTTCGACCGCGGTTATTGTTCTTTCCACGATTCTGCGAATTTTCACGATTGTTGAAATTATTTGCAGAGTTATTGGGCTGTCCATTTCCTGAGAAATTCTGAGGAGTAACATTGTGGGAAACAAGAGCAGCATTCGAGCTGGAGTCGTGAATGGCGTCCTCGGCATGGCTATCCTCCTCAAGCTCAAGCATCGACCGGACAACGTCAAAAGATGGGAGAGGAGTACGGTGCTGCACCGTCGTGCGAAAAGTTTTATATTCCTCCGATAATCCTCGCGAAGACGAAGCACAAGTCGTTCGTCGGAAACTTTGTGACCGACGTTGGTGAGATTGTCTGCAAGAACTTTCAGCCTGGTACAGTATGCTTTCACATTCGGACAATCCACCAATTTTGTGTTGGTGAATTTTGCATCAAGAGCAAGAGCCCTAGCCGATTTGTTGTCCTGAAAGAGATGAACAAGACGGTCCCAAGCTTCGGCTGCGGTGTCCTCTTGATGAATGATCGTGTTGAGAAGATCATTCGATATCGTACCATATATCCATTGCCGAACAATGTCATCCAGCCGTTCCCATAGGGACTTAGCAGCAAGTTTTTTAGCTACAGTTGCCGGTGGTGGCACGGTAGGGGAGGCAAGAGGTAGGATGTGGTCAATGACCAAGTTTGCACGACAATGGAGCTTGAAGAGGGTAGCCCAGTTATTGTATTGGCTTCCTTCGTAGTCAAGCACAATATGGATGCATGATTTGATATTGGTGACAGTAGTCGCAGGATGCAACTTGGAGGTGTCAGCCATGGAAAAGAGGATGGGGAATAGCCGAAGAAGAGGAAAACAaaaagagagggggggggggggggggggggggtcggcgGCCAAGggctagggtttttaggagaacctagtctgataccatgtaagaaaatgttttccttgatTATTCTGTTCCCTTGAATGGGTTGATATACATGATTCACAACCTAATTGtgggctacaaattaggaactaatttgactaaataattctaacatatgctatcctaaaatagaagattacacaatatatttgactaaataattacataatctaacaCAAATAATACATTAATTAGAAACATTACATAAGTTATCACACCAACCACATGAAGTGATCACACCAACGACCTGCATGTTTGTCTCTACTCTCTCCCTCAACATAAATAAAATTACAACTAAgtttaaggaaaccatatatgTTGCCGTCCATCCAtgtaactttatatatatatagagagagaattAGGGAGCCTATGCATACgcaaattcaaaatttaaagtttATAGATTTTTATAACGATTTCACATTAATATATACAATAAAAACTGAG
Encoded proteins:
- the LOC132639286 gene encoding uncharacterized protein LOC132639286, whose protein sequence is MADTSKLHPATTVTNIKSCIHIVLDYEGSQYNNWATLFKLHCRANLVIDHILPLASPTVPPPATVAKKLAAKSLWERLDDIVRQWIYGTISNDLLNTIIHQEDTAAEAWDRLVHLFQDNKSARALALDAKFTNTKLVDCPNVKAYCTRLKVLADNLTNHRTPLPSFDVVRSMLELEEDSHAEDAIHDSSSNAALVSHNVTPQNFSGNGQPNNSANNFNNRENSQNRGKNNNRGRSGGNRNNRGGSGNGQSSGGGSRTNA
- the LOC132639285 gene encoding uncharacterized mitochondrial protein AtMg00810-like: MSQSSYAENILDRAGMSQCKPCPTPVDTKGKLSASSSAPYEDPTKYRRLAGALQYLTFTRPDISYAVQQVCLFMHDPKVQHMEALKRILRYIRGTIDFGTHLYKSSLQSLLSYTDADWGGCPDTRRSTSGYCVYFGDNLISWSSKRQPTVSKSSAEAEYRGVANPSFRRRMTEKSSENVGHVAIQNSCHGHDSNDRTVDAFGNVETLRFKRSHLIPFRVRDLCTNNG